A stretch of DNA from Brevibacillus ruminantium:
GTACAGCGAATCAACCCGGATCATTATTGTTGCGGTAGGAGAACTGGAAGTAGGTCTGATCGTAGATGCCGCCAACGACGTCATTGATATCCCGGTAACTGCAATCGAGCCGCCGCCGGAGGTAGTCGGTGGGGTTGAAGCTGCTTATCTGCGCGGTGTGGCAAAGCTGGAGAAACGGTTGCTAATTCTTTTAAATCTGGACAAGGTCCTGAGCAACGAGGAAATCAAACAACTGGACTCCTTTGAGGGATAAGGGATGGAATACTTCGCCAAGTTTGGAGATTTTCAATTTGACGTGCTTCGGGAAGTTGGCAACATTGGTGCGGGTCACGCGGCGACGGCTCTTTCCAAGCTGATTCAAAAGGAAATTGATATGAAAGTGCCACAGGTGAACATCATCCCTTTTGACGAGGTGGCCAATTGCGTCGGAGGTCCGGAAGCGATCGTTGTCACCGTTTTTCTGAGAGTAGAGGGAGACTGTCCGGGGAACATGTTTTTCATCCTGGATATGGATTCCGCCAAGCATGTGCTGCAACAGATCATCGGAGAAGTGAAAAGTGTGGAAGAATGGACGGAATGGGAAATATCAGCTCTTCACGAAATCGGGAATATCCTTACGGGTTCCTACCTGTCTTCTCTTGCGGATTTCACGAATCTCAATCTTCAGCCATCAGTTCCTGCATTGGCCGTAGACATGGCCGGGGCCATTCTCAGCTATGGATTACTCGAGCTCGGACAAGCAGGGGATTTTGCCCTCACCATCGATACTGCTTTCTTTGAAGGGAATGAACAGGTCCAAGGTCATTTTTTTCTGATTCCTGATCCAGAATCTTTAAAGACACTATTTCGATCACTAGGAGTACCGTTCGATGGAGATTATTAAGATAGGCATGGCGGATCTTGGAGTTGCAAAAGCACCGGATCGTCTTCGCACCACAGGATTAGGGTCATGTGTCGGAGTTGTCCTGTTTGACTCGGTACATAAAGTTGCCGGCATGGCCCACGTCATGCTGCCGGAATCCTCGCTTGGAAAAGGTGGAGAGGTTGCGATCGGGAAGTACGCCGATACCGCAATCCCCCGTCTGATCCAGGAGATGAAAATAGCTGGGGCATCCACGTACAATTTGGTTGCCAAGCTTGCAGGAGGCGCGCAAATGTTCGCTTTTCTCGGCAAGAGTGACACCATGAGAATCGGACCTAGAAATGTTGAAGCGTGCAAGCTGGCATTAAAAGAGGCGCAAATCAAAGTGATTGCCGAGGATACAGGGGGAAATTGCGGGAGGACGATCGAGTTCGACTCGACAACGGGTATGCTGCAAATTCGGACCGTTAATCAAGGTGTGAAGGAAGTATAAGCTTATGATAGGAACAATTTGGCTGAATATTGGCTTTGGCGCACTCGCCTCTATCATTACCTTTTTTACGGCATTCTCGGGAAATGTATGGCTTGTTTCCCTGGAAAGAGCTGGCTATGCATTTATTCTTTTCTTTCTTGCCGCTTTCCCGATACGTTGGCTCGTTGCAAAAATTATGGGGTCTTCCACGAGTCATGATGAGATGACGGCTCCGGCGGAAGTGGTCGAAGAGCACGTCTCTTCGACTGCCGAGGAGCAGGATTTAGCAGAAGATGGAGGGTTTACTCCACTGGCACTGGGGCAGATTGGAAGAATCACTCCAGAGTATGATCCCACCACCGTTTCAAATGTCGTGAGGCGTTTAACTGATGAATGAAGGTTGGTGACTGAATCGTGGCACGGCTAACCAATCAAGAAAAAGCAAAACAATTTGATAAGTGGGTCATGTGGAAAGAGGAAGGGAGCCGGGATGCGGAAGTAGATCTGGTCACACAGTATCTTCCACTGGTGGACAAAGTAGCCAACCGGCTCGCCATCAACCTGCCCACCAATGTCGACAAGGACGATTTGATCAGCTATGGCCGATTTGGCTTGCTGGATGCTCTGGCCAAATTTGATCATACACGTGGTCTTCAGTTCGAAACCTATGCGATGTGGCGCATTCGCGGTGCGATGATTGATGGTCTGCGAGAGAATGACTGGATTCCCCGCACCGTTCGCGATAAGGCAAAAAAAATCGAAGAAGCCTATACTATGCTGGAGCAAAAAGAGCTTCGTTCACCGACGGATCAGGAAGTATCCTCCTATCTGGGGATCACCGAAAAAGACTTGCAACAGGTATTCTATGAAACTTCACTGGCTTCGATGATCTCGATTGATGAGACAGTAGGGGAAGAAGAAGAACAGAAAACGGCCCGACATTCGTACATCGTTGATGAAGTAACACTACGACCAGAGCAGGTCGCAGAGAATACGGGGATGAAAGAAGTGCTGACTGCTGTTATCGACAAACTGCCGGAAAAGGAGCGTCTTGTTGTTTCCTTATTTTACTTCGAAGAACTGACCTTGTCGGAAATTGCGGAAGTGATGAGCCTGTCACCTTCCAGGATCTCGCAGCTCCATTCCAAAGCAATTTTCCGACTGCGTTCGGCATTGGCGAAATGGAAGTCTCAGCTTATATAGAGAATAAGAGAGAAATCAAAGAGGGTTGGAAAGTAGCAGAGGGAGATACAATAGGGTAGAGGCCCGTAGTTTGAGAGGGGTAGAAAGATGGAAGGTATAGGAAACTACAAGCTGGAAGTCAAAATCTCTCAGGACAAGCTGGAAGCCGGTATCATGTTGGTGATTACCGACCAGGAACAGGGAACCAATATTCAGATCAATGAGTCTGAAGTACGGGAAATATTGAGGAAGAGTAAGATCACCCATGGGATTCTGGAACAAGTAGTGCATGACCTTTGTACGAATCCGTCCAAATTTACGGCAGGTCCTGTAACGGTTGCAGTAGGGTCCCCATCCGTAGCGGGAACGGACGGTAAAATCGAGTACACCTTTATGAAATTGAACCAGGATGACAAGCGGCCAAAGGAGCTGGAGGATGGCCGAGTTGACTTTTATTCGATTACTAGCATTCCCAACGTAGCCAAAGGACAGTTGCTGGCACGCCGTACACCTGCCACTCCCGGACAGGCGGGTAAATCTGTTACCGGAGAGCCCATCGTTCCCTTGCCTGGGAAGGAGGCCGTCTTGAAACCTGGCAAAAATGTCGTGGTGAATGCAGAGCGATCGATGCTGTACGCCGCGATTGATGGCCAGGTATCCTTTACAGATAAAGATAAGGTCAATGTATTCCCTGTGTTTGAGGTCAACGGAGATGTTGATTTCAGCATTGGGAATATCGATTTTGTGGGAACAGTGGTCATTCGCGGTAACGTACCGACAGGATTTCGAGTAAAAGCATCGGGAGATATACGAGTTCTGGGAAGCGTAGAAGGGGCGGATCTGGAAGCGGGCGGTTCCATCGAAATCAAAAGTGGAATCGTCGCCCAGGACAAGGGTCAAGTCGTAGCGGGAAACGATGTAAGGACGTCGTTTATCCAAAATGGCAA
This window harbors:
- a CDS encoding chemotaxis protein CheW; the encoded protein is MLDQKEIVGEVKVIVFRLKDEEYGVEVNQVKSIEKLEHITRVPRTPAFVKGVINLRGVVTPIIDLRNRFGLEETAYSESTRIIIVAVGELEVGLIVDAANDVIDIPVTAIEPPPEVVGGVEAAYLRGVAKLEKRLLILLNLDKVLSNEEIKQLDSFEG
- a CDS encoding chemotaxis protein CheC, which encodes MEYFAKFGDFQFDVLREVGNIGAGHAATALSKLIQKEIDMKVPQVNIIPFDEVANCVGGPEAIVVTVFLRVEGDCPGNMFFILDMDSAKHVLQQIIGEVKSVEEWTEWEISALHEIGNILTGSYLSSLADFTNLNLQPSVPALAVDMAGAILSYGLLELGQAGDFALTIDTAFFEGNEQVQGHFFLIPDPESLKTLFRSLGVPFDGDY
- a CDS encoding chemotaxis protein CheD, whose translation is MEIIKIGMADLGVAKAPDRLRTTGLGSCVGVVLFDSVHKVAGMAHVMLPESSLGKGGEVAIGKYADTAIPRLIQEMKIAGASTYNLVAKLAGGAQMFAFLGKSDTMRIGPRNVEACKLALKEAQIKVIAEDTGGNCGRTIEFDSTTGMLQIRTVNQGVKEV
- a CDS encoding FliA/WhiG family RNA polymerase sigma factor produces the protein MARLTNQEKAKQFDKWVMWKEEGSRDAEVDLVTQYLPLVDKVANRLAINLPTNVDKDDLISYGRFGLLDALAKFDHTRGLQFETYAMWRIRGAMIDGLRENDWIPRTVRDKAKKIEEAYTMLEQKELRSPTDQEVSSYLGITEKDLQQVFYETSLASMISIDETVGEEEEQKTARHSYIVDEVTLRPEQVAENTGMKEVLTAVIDKLPEKERLVVSLFYFEELTLSEIAEVMSLSPSRISQLHSKAIFRLRSALAKWKSQLI
- a CDS encoding DUF342 domain-containing protein, coding for MEGIGNYKLEVKISQDKLEAGIMLVITDQEQGTNIQINESEVREILRKSKITHGILEQVVHDLCTNPSKFTAGPVTVAVGSPSVAGTDGKIEYTFMKLNQDDKRPKELEDGRVDFYSITSIPNVAKGQLLARRTPATPGQAGKSVTGEPIVPLPGKEAVLKPGKNVVVNAERSMLYAAIDGQVSFTDKDKVNVFPVFEVNGDVDFSIGNIDFVGTVVIRGNVPTGFRVKASGDIRVLGSVEGADLEAGGSIEIKSGIVAQDKGQVVAGNDVRTSFIQNGNVTAGNQVLVSQSIMFSQVRAGKQIICNGPKGIIIGGTLQAGEKIVARVIGNTSATPTVLEVGVKPELRLELAAINKELQTVYENLRKTDQGLGVLGQMLKVTGDLAPDKKAMQIKLANTRLILEKEGKQLEARKKEVETELEGESPAAVDVYYMMYPGIKMVFGKLVRFIKQEFPRTRFLVINGEITTSTLI